In a single window of the Elaeis guineensis isolate ETL-2024a chromosome 6, EG11, whole genome shotgun sequence genome:
- the LOC105047387 gene encoding LOW QUALITY PROTEIN: uncharacterized protein (The sequence of the model RefSeq protein was modified relative to this genomic sequence to represent the inferred CDS: deleted 2 bases in 1 codon) — protein sequence MRLEISLASGNECLFLCEAPSHLPACPSPMARRSHLTHRWCIACDDLEELGAGEREGWLDDPSLLAALHPDALALAHARSVVLVLGWDRDPDPSSPRQPLKIRPSLAADDGHISAIEWLPFGDLLALALGTSAGLLFVYSLTGDLIHKQIIHPGRVLRLRFRETKVDSSQDSVSSMELCVVFPGVIARFDGSDIQSLLQRWFQEEGSRIMENRFQNRDIEDENSYARIRFQLWNVNKFGSCADAAITGLMPPPLLEVQSSQRYYRAVTIGEDAVISAYRLSEDRSRSLVGAILSKVVPATFSTLASFSKMIWRSEQTSPKKPSIKPQPFAKASPLTCLKDPPRKGEKLTLSPGGTLAAITDSLGRILLLDTQALVAVRLWKGYRDACCLFIEIPVNRDKASSSAFYGYTKSDYCLCLAIHAPRKGIIEIWKMRTGPRVLTIQCPKGSKILQPSTRFVSSTSSYTPLEVFLLNGDSGQLSVLNGSFG from the exons ATGAGGCTTGAGATATCGTTGGCGTCCGGTAACGAGTGTCTTTTTCTTTGCGAAGCTCCAAGCCATCTCCCCGCCTGTCCCTCGCCGATGGCGCGGCGATCGCATCTGACGCACAGGTGGTGCATCGCCTGCGACGATCTGGAGGAGCTGGGCGCCGGCGAGCGGGAGGGGTGGCTCGATGACCCCTCCCTCCTCGCCGCCCTCCACCCTGACGCCCTTGCCCTCGCCCAC GCCCGCTCCGTCGTCCTCGTCCTCGGCTGGGATCGGGACCCCGATCCCTCTTCCCCCCGCCAACCCCTCAAGATCCGCCCATCCCTCGCCGCCGACGACGGCCACATCTCCGCCATCGAGTGGCTCCCATTTGGCGACCTCCTCGCCCTCGCCCTCGGCACCTCTGCCGGTCTCCTCTTCGTCTACTCCTTGACCGGCGATCTCATCCACAAGCAG ATTATACACCCTGGACGTGTGCTGAGGCTGAGATTTCGCGAAACTAAGGTCGATTCCTCGCAAGATTCGGTGTCTTCTATGGAGCTTTGTGTAGTCTTTCCAGGTGTGATTGCCCGATTTGATGGCTCAGACATCCAG AGTTTGCTTCAAAGATGGTTTCAAGAGGAAGGGTCGCGAATCATGGAGAATAGGTTCCAGAATAGGGATATAGAGGATGAGAATTCCTATGCTAGGATACGGTTTCAGTTATGGAATGTTAACAAGTTTGGGTCCTGTGCTGATGCCGCCATCACTGGGCTGATGCCCCCTCCACTTTTGGAAGTCCAG TCAAGTCAGCGTTATTACCGTGCAGTTACGATTGGAGAGGATGCGGTGATATCAGCATATAG GCTTTCAGAGGATAGGAGCAGATCCTTAGTTGGAGCTATCCTGTCAAAGGTTGTGCCTGCAACATTTTCGACCCTGGCATCATTTTCCAAAATGATATGGCGGAGTGAGCAAACCTCACCAAAGAAGCCCAGCATAAAACCCCAGCCATTCGCTAAAG CATCACCTTTAACATGTTTGAAGGATCCCCCGAGGAAGGGAGAGAAACTCACATTGTCCCCTGGTGGTACATTGGCTGCCATAACAGATTCTCTTGGTCGTATCTTGCTACTTGACACCCAGGCACTTGTTGCTGTGCGGCTGTGGAAG gGGTATCGTGACGCGTGCTGTCTGTTCATTGAGATACCGGTAAATAGAGATAAAGCATCAAGTTCCGCTTTCTATGGATATACAAAAAGTGACTATTGCTTGTGTTTGGCAATTCATGCACCTCGCAAAGGAATAATTGAG ATCTGGAAGATGCGAACTGGCCCACGTGTCCTTACGATCCAGTGTCCTAAAGGAAGCAAAATTTTGCAGCCATCAACTAGGTTTGTATCATCAACCTCATCGTACACCCCTCTGGAGGTTTTCCTATTGAATGGAGATTCTGGACAATTATCTGTATTGAATGGATCATTTGGCTGA